One window of Candidatus Cloacimonadota bacterium genomic DNA carries:
- a CDS encoding T9SS type A sorting domain-containing protein — protein sequence MKQRYIIMVVLIGLLVILSVNLSYAQFAGGDGSEENPYLVESAEHLNEVRNYPKDHFRQITDIDLGDFAQGEGWETIKEFFGTYYGSGYSITNLKIHRTTTDNVGLFGSANEATIGGIKLIDVEIYGRDNVGSLLGWNENSNIELNYVSGFIHGRSNTGGLVGYQNNGLLIESSSTSHVEGAQNIGGIVGSLNYGEVKNCFALGTIHGERYIGGLIGSYAANGIVFNSYAAGRVSGERDTGGLIGYGNGTAVNSYWDMEITGQRRSAGGEGRRKQEMTYPYDPDTYVDWDFVYKWLEDEHNLNEDYPYLFRAPSDIIPWPLFSGGDGTENNPFLVENAFQLNWIRHPNFLTKNYRQISDIDLGVAPWNLNEGWLPIGNAPTPYGFTGYYDGNGYSIVNLFIDRNSADVNWDQLGLFGFIYDSAFVQGLNLDNVNISGRNFVGGLSGLIQLSNIIHVKVSGHIKGISWVGGITGVAAHCSIESNYCSALIENIAGSPALRGVSGGLVGFSSWSEFSNSTATGDVLSVFGGLVGGLIGEATHSSVIDCSATGDITSSNHSFVGGIVGYAASINITNSFATGNIEGNEAVGGLAGEIVSNSVINQSYATGTVTGDFAVGGLAGYSGLPVPFAQPCYIENSYATGDVHGNSHVGGLVGFHGPIGNVENCYSIGPVNRGEAGHHVGGLIGYNAGNVANCFWDRVTSGQEYSAAGTGLLTVDMLPSNDIYTNWNFQNIWDLRNYTTYPYLRWQADPAVQNYPPHGYHKVFRDRIWYWESFPVLWDRDQGGYQDGSIVLDPLTNHMNTVLVYNEEYGIMFFHYTDWHNVYDFHSTRGYKLGLIDQNEYSLIVEGDTGTPENIEFDAEVALYPRSMLPENFIGYFIPQTQCVFDAFSEIIDDLVIIQSEEWGLYRNEFDQWEYDVNIEPKVLYGKFYAVTPREDLTETIYFQWNIPTEPEYWVPRPKPEFFVYTEKAAYESFFIEYIEDDEDVLEVAVFADDECVGATVFLGGYPFEILAYTDESHIGAEISFVIHRSGQRSEPEVIRVVDAKDNISGEYSLQILKPLRQRYTVVRLGTGEYEPETEIKPLIMLSQNYPNPIVFKTADRFNITSIPFYVSQDREVTLSIYNIRGQLVKTLYSGIVIEGRHSIGWNGMNDQNRTVGSGVYFYRLESGDTVITRKMLIIR from the coding sequence ATGAAGCAGAGATATATTATAATGGTAGTCCTTATCGGGCTACTAGTCATATTATCGGTCAATTTATCTTATGCTCAATTTGCCGGAGGTGACGGTTCTGAAGAAAATCCCTATCTGGTTGAATCGGCAGAGCATCTTAATGAGGTAAGAAACTATCCAAAGGATCATTTTAGGCAGATTACCGATATTGATTTAGGTGATTTTGCCCAGGGAGAAGGTTGGGAAACGATAAAAGAGTTCTTCGGTACATACTACGGTTCCGGCTATTCAATAACAAATCTCAAGATCCATAGAACAACAACTGACAATGTCGGTTTGTTTGGTTCAGCAAATGAAGCTACAATAGGAGGAATAAAACTCATAGATGTTGAGATCTATGGTCGAGATAATGTAGGTAGTCTATTAGGATGGAACGAGAACAGTAATATAGAATTGAACTATGTATCCGGTTTTATTCATGGTAGATCAAACACCGGCGGACTTGTGGGATATCAAAATAATGGATTACTCATAGAGAGTTCCTCTACATCACACGTAGAAGGGGCTCAGAACATTGGTGGTATTGTTGGATCATTGAACTATGGTGAAGTAAAGAACTGTTTTGCTTTAGGAACTATTCACGGAGAGAGATACATAGGTGGATTGATAGGGTCCTATGCTGCAAATGGAATAGTATTTAACAGTTATGCTGCCGGTAGAGTATCCGGAGAAAGAGATACCGGCGGTCTAATTGGTTATGGAAACGGCACAGCCGTTAATAGTTATTGGGATATGGAAATAACAGGACAAAGAAGGTCGGCAGGTGGTGAAGGAAGAAGAAAGCAAGAAATGACTTACCCCTACGATCCTGATACCTATGTAGATTGGGATTTTGTTTATAAATGGTTAGAAGATGAACATAATCTCAATGAAGATTACCCTTATCTTTTCAGAGCTCCGAGCGATATAATCCCATGGCCTTTATTCTCAGGCGGTGATGGAACTGAAAACAATCCTTTCTTGGTAGAAAACGCTTTTCAATTAAATTGGATCAGACATCCTAATTTTTTAACAAAGAACTATCGGCAGATAAGTGACATTGATTTAGGAGTTGCTCCATGGAATTTGAATGAGGGTTGGTTACCGATCGGAAATGCTCCCACCCCTTATGGATTTACCGGTTATTACGATGGGAATGGATATAGCATCGTTAATTTGTTTATTGATCGTAATTCCGCTGATGTGAATTGGGATCAGTTAGGATTATTCGGATTCATTTATGACTCAGCTTTTGTGCAAGGTCTAAATCTTGATAATGTTAATATCTCAGGAAGGAATTTTGTCGGTGGTCTTTCCGGTCTTATCCAACTATCGAATATTATACATGTTAAAGTATCAGGGCATATTAAGGGTATATCGTGGGTAGGAGGAATTACCGGTGTAGCTGCTCACTGCTCAATAGAAAGCAACTATTGCTCTGCTCTAATCGAAAACATAGCCGGTAGTCCTGCTTTAAGAGGAGTTTCCGGCGGTTTGGTTGGCTTTAGCAGTTGGTCGGAATTTTCTAATAGTACAGCAACGGGAGATGTACTCTCTGTATTTGGGGGTTTAGTTGGCGGACTGATAGGAGAAGCGACTCATTCAAGTGTAATTGATTGTTCAGCTACCGGCGATATTACTTCCTCAAATCACTCTTTTGTGGGTGGAATTGTAGGTTATGCAGCCAGTATTAATATCACCAATAGTTTTGCTACCGGTAATATTGAGGGCAATGAAGCGGTTGGAGGATTAGCGGGGGAAATTGTAAGCAATTCCGTGATTAATCAGAGTTATGCTACCGGTACGGTAACAGGGGATTTTGCCGTTGGAGGATTAGCAGGATACTCCGGTTTACCGGTACCATTTGCTCAACCCTGTTACATCGAAAATTCTTATGCCACAGGTGATGTACATGGCAATAGTCATGTTGGTGGTTTGGTCGGTTTTCATGGTCCAATAGGAAATGTCGAAAATTGCTATTCTATCGGACCAGTTAACCGCGGAGAAGCCGGTCACCATGTAGGTGGATTGATAGGTTATAATGCAGGTAATGTTGCCAATTGCTTCTGGGACAGAGTAACTTCAGGTCAAGAATACTCTGCTGCCGGTACCGGATTACTTACTGTTGATATGTTACCGTCTAATGATATATACACTAATTGGAATTTTCAGAACATCTGGGATCTAAGAAACTATACAACCTATCCCTATTTGAGATGGCAAGCTGATCCTGCAGTTCAAAACTATCCTCCTCATGGATATCATAAAGTCTTTCGTGATAGAATCTGGTATTGGGAATCTTTCCCGGTACTATGGGACCGTGATCAGGGAGGATATCAAGATGGTAGTATAGTACTTGATCCTCTAACTAATCACATGAATACCGTACTTGTTTATAACGAAGAATATGGAATAATGTTTTTTCATTATACTGATTGGCATAATGTTTATGATTTTCATAGTACCAGAGGATATAAACTGGGTCTTATTGATCAAAATGAGTATAGTTTAATAGTCGAAGGAGACACCGGTACTCCGGAAAACATTGAATTCGACGCTGAAGTAGCTTTATATCCCCGTAGTATGCTCCCCGAAAACTTTATCGGCTATTTCATACCACAAACACAATGTGTCTTCGATGCCTTCTCTGAGATCATTGACGATTTGGTTATTATCCAATCGGAAGAATGGGGTTTATACCGTAACGAATTTGACCAATGGGAATATGATGTTAATATCGAACCGAAGGTTCTCTATGGCAAATTTTACGCTGTAACCCCTCGCGAAGATCTGACCGAAACCATATATTTTCAGTGGAATATTCCGACAGAACCAGAATATTGGGTGCCGCGTCCTAAACCTGAATTTTTTGTTTATACAGAGAAAGCCGCTTATGAATCGTTTTTCATAGAATATATCGAAGACGATGAAGATGTACTGGAGGTTGCCGTCTTTGCCGATGACGAATGTGTCGGTGCAACGGTCTTTCTTGGCGGTTATCCCTTCGAGATTCTCGCTTATACTGATGAATCGCATATCGGTGCTGAGATTAGTTTTGTCATTCATCGTAGCGGTCAGAGAAGCGAACCGGAGGTCATAAGAGTCGTTGATGCAAAGGATAATATCAGTGGTGAATACTCATTGCAGATTCTAAAACCTCTACGACAGAGATACACTGTAGTCAGGTTAGGAACAGGCGAATATGAACCGGAGACAGAGATCAAGCCGCTAATCATGTTGTCACAAAACTATCCTAATCCCATTGTCTTTAAAACGGCAGACCGGTTCAACATAACCTCTATACCATTCTATGTCTCTCAAGACAGAGAAGTTACACTCAGTATTTACAATATCAGGGGTCAACTTGTTAAGACACTCTATTCAGGTATTGTCATTGAAGGGAGACACTCTATCGGTTGGAATGGAATGAATGATCAGAATCGTACGGTTGGTTCCGGTGTCTATTTCTACCGCTTGGAGAGCGGAGATACTGTCATCACCAGAAAGATGCTGATCATCAGGTAA
- a CDS encoding FAD-binding oxidoreductase codes for MTNSIYDVIVIGAGSIGVPVALALSAEKLKVLVIDALPSAGQGNNKKAIGGLRATHSDKGKIRICLRSLEIFANWQEQHGDDIQWMSNGYSFPAYTEKDEHTLKETMKIQHSYGLNIEWISPEEYRELVPGINMTDLRGSTYSPEDGSASPLLAINALYYKSLQQSAQYRFNEQVIALEAMVDSSYSVITNKGSYTARYVINAAGNYAAEIARLLNIEIPVRPDNHEAGISEPVKRFFGPMVVDIRPTKDSANFYFYQNYEGQVVFCLTPDPPIWGIDNDSTSVFLPQITKRMLNIYPRLANLKVRRTWRGQYPMTPDGFPIVGITKEHPNFINAAGVCGQGFMLGPGLGELITRLILEKTTPEDLEILEGFSLYRKFSSTELLK; via the coding sequence ATGACGAATAGTATTTATGATGTTATCGTTATCGGGGCCGGTTCAATTGGTGTACCTGTAGCTCTGGCTCTCTCTGCAGAAAAACTCAAAGTACTTGTCATCGATGCCCTGCCTTCTGCCGGACAGGGAAATAATAAGAAAGCGATCGGAGGTTTACGTGCTACTCACTCTGATAAAGGAAAGATAAGGATCTGCCTGAGAAGTCTCGAAATCTTCGCCAATTGGCAAGAACAACATGGTGACGATATTCAATGGATGTCTAACGGCTATAGTTTTCCCGCCTACACGGAAAAGGATGAACATACTCTCAAAGAGACGATGAAAATTCAACACTCCTACGGATTGAATATTGAATGGATATCTCCTGAAGAGTACAGAGAGCTTGTGCCCGGTATCAATATGACTGATCTGCGTGGTTCTACTTATTCACCGGAAGATGGCTCTGCTTCACCTTTATTAGCCATTAACGCTCTCTACTATAAGAGTTTGCAGCAGAGTGCTCAATATCGATTCAATGAGCAGGTAATTGCTTTAGAAGCGATGGTTGATAGCTCCTACTCAGTTATAACAAATAAGGGATCTTATACTGCTCGGTATGTGATAAATGCTGCTGGGAACTATGCTGCAGAAATTGCCCGATTGCTCAATATCGAAATACCGGTCAGACCGGACAACCACGAGGCAGGAATTTCAGAGCCGGTTAAAAGGTTTTTCGGTCCCATGGTTGTTGATATCAGACCAACTAAAGATTCGGCAAATTTTTACTTTTATCAGAACTATGAAGGGCAGGTCGTTTTCTGTTTAACCCCTGATCCACCGATCTGGGGAATTGATAACGATTCTACCTCGGTCTTTCTTCCTCAGATAACCAAAAGAATGCTTAATATCTATCCCCGTCTGGCGAATCTCAAAGTGAGAAGAACTTGGCGCGGACAATATCCGATGACTCCTGACGGTTTCCCTATTGTAGGAATAACTAAAGAACATCCTAATTTTATCAATGCCGCCGGAGTTTGTGGACAGGGTTTTATGCTCGGACCCGGATTAGGAGAATTAATCACTAGACTAATTCTCGAGAAAACTACTCCTGAAGATCTCGAAATACTCGAAGGTTTCTCTCTCTACCGCAAATTCTCATCTACAGAACTGCTTAAATAA
- a CDS encoding FAD-dependent oxidoreductase has protein sequence MDNKNRIKEHHVLEIGQQEEVTFYWNKLPLKARKGEVIASALIANGIKIFGYHPLDHTPQGMFCANGQCAKCGVIANGIPVKSCMVKVKENMIVESMDGLPELPLEEEPIKISEIKEYKTDILIIGGGPAGLSAAIELANYGYQIILIDDKNQLGGKLVLQTHKFFGSVEDSYAGTRGIDIGKMLANKIEEYPNCSVWLNSTALFVFKDKKVGILKDDSYKIVEPRIILNTAGAREKFLRFPGNTLPGIYGAGAFQTLANRDLVRPSERLFIVGGGNVGLIAGYHAIQAGITVVGLVEAMPTCGGYKVHSDKLKRLGVPIYTSHTVLSAQGKDGVESVTIVEIDKDFQPIRGTEKTFLCDTILIAVGLEPLNEFTEEAEKAGIKVFAAGDSDEIAEASSAMFNGKIIGLKLAKYLGAEIDDIPAEWYDKAEVLKRHPGKTYPQIFPDREEGVFPVIHCLQEIPCNPCTTVCPLDSIELLDDPIMGLPIFKNDCTGCHQCLTICPGLAITLVDFRQDRENPIVTVPYEVSNYPVNKGDTVIAVDIDGNSLAELPVVNVITHKNSKTNLVKIKAPRSIAKRIVAFRIQNEELTKPLDEPVITTKTNDDAMVCLCERVKVGEVRELIRKGVTDINQIKALTRLGMGPCGSKTCDTLIRQIFREEGVPETEIVSNTKRPVFIEVPLKYFVDAEKEKSDDE, from the coding sequence ATGGATAACAAAAACCGTATTAAAGAACATCATGTTCTCGAAATCGGTCAGCAGGAAGAGGTCACATTTTACTGGAATAAGCTACCTCTGAAGGCAAGGAAAGGGGAGGTAATTGCTTCGGCCTTAATAGCAAATGGGATAAAGATCTTTGGTTACCATCCTCTGGATCATACTCCGCAAGGTATGTTCTGCGCTAATGGACAATGTGCTAAATGCGGGGTAATTGCTAACGGTATTCCTGTTAAATCTTGCATGGTAAAAGTCAAAGAGAATATGATTGTCGAAAGTATGGACGGTTTACCAGAACTACCATTAGAAGAGGAACCGATCAAGATATCCGAAATAAAAGAGTATAAAACCGATATCTTGATAATTGGCGGAGGACCTGCCGGTCTTTCTGCTGCTATAGAGTTGGCAAATTATGGATATCAAATTATCCTTATAGATGATAAGAACCAATTGGGTGGTAAGCTCGTTCTTCAAACCCATAAATTCTTCGGTTCGGTAGAAGATTCTTATGCCGGAACAAGGGGTATTGATATCGGGAAAATGCTGGCCAATAAAATTGAAGAATATCCCAATTGTAGTGTTTGGCTTAACTCCACCGCTCTGTTTGTTTTTAAAGATAAAAAGGTCGGTATCTTAAAGGATGATTCTTATAAAATTGTCGAACCAAGGATCATTCTCAATACCGCTGGAGCGAGAGAGAAGTTTTTGCGCTTTCCTGGAAATACTCTGCCCGGTATCTATGGAGCCGGAGCTTTTCAAACATTGGCGAATCGCGATTTAGTGAGACCTTCGGAGAGATTATTCATCGTTGGTGGTGGTAATGTCGGTTTAATTGCCGGATATCATGCTATACAGGCAGGAATAACAGTTGTTGGACTGGTTGAAGCTATGCCGACATGTGGTGGCTATAAAGTCCATAGTGACAAACTTAAACGTCTTGGCGTCCCCATATATACCTCACATACTGTGCTATCCGCTCAGGGAAAGGATGGTGTGGAATCTGTTACTATAGTAGAAATAGATAAAGATTTTCAACCGATCAGAGGTACTGAAAAAACATTTCTCTGTGATACTATTCTCATTGCTGTTGGCTTGGAACCGCTCAATGAATTTACTGAAGAGGCAGAGAAGGCAGGAATTAAGGTTTTTGCAGCCGGAGATTCTGATGAAATAGCAGAAGCATCATCAGCTATGTTCAACGGCAAAATCATCGGACTGAAGTTAGCTAAATATTTAGGAGCAGAGATAGATGATATTCCTGCTGAGTGGTATGATAAAGCAGAAGTTTTGAAGAGACATCCGGGTAAAACATATCCTCAGATTTTTCCCGATAGAGAGGAGGGAGTCTTTCCGGTTATTCACTGTCTGCAAGAAATTCCCTGCAATCCTTGTACCACAGTTTGTCCGCTCGATTCTATCGAACTACTTGATGATCCCATCATGGGATTACCAATTTTCAAAAATGATTGTACCGGTTGTCATCAATGTTTGACCATCTGTCCCGGATTAGCTATAACACTGGTTGATTTCCGGCAGGACAGAGAGAATCCAATCGTAACAGTTCCCTATGAGGTTTCTAATTATCCTGTCAATAAAGGTGACACGGTCATAGCAGTTGATATTGACGGTAATTCTTTAGCCGAGTTACCGGTGGTGAATGTTATAACTCACAAGAACTCTAAGACCAATTTAGTTAAAATAAAAGCTCCGAGATCAATTGCTAAAAGAATAGTAGCTTTCCGAATACAGAATGAAGAGTTGACCAAACCTTTAGATGAACCGGTTATTACGACAAAAACCAATGATGATGCTATGGTTTGTCTGTGCGAGAGGGTTAAGGTCGGTGAAGTAAGAGAATTGATCAGAAAAGGGGTGACCGACATCAATCAGATCAAAGCATTGACACGGCTTGGTATGGGACCTTGCGGGAGTAAAACCTGTGATACCTTGATCAGGCAGATCTTCCGTGAAGAGGGTGTTCCCGAAACTGAAATTGTGTCCAATACCAAAAGGCCTGTTTTTATTGAAGTACCCTTGAAATACTTTGTTGATGCAGAAAAGGAGAAATCAGATGACGAATAG
- a CDS encoding 4Fe-4S cluster-binding domain-containing protein gives MKLSLEKCNLCPRMCNVNRYETVGYCKAGDKIKLNLYQLHFGEEPNLSGQNGSGTIFFAHCNLKCLYCQNFTISHFGWGREVEQSELVEIMFNLQDSGAHNINLVTPTHYSLQLIGALKQAKSQGLSIPVIWNTNAYENVDTLKELAGLVDIYLPDFRYYDNEAARIYSDSENYFEIASAAILEMHKQVGQIKEKKGLAYKGLMIRLLIMPDNKNRVDKLLEWIYQNLGQETYISLMGQYYPTYRAVAYPEINRSVSLDEYDFALEVLNKFGFENGFIQERGSTDDWTPKFIKT, from the coding sequence ATGAAACTATCACTGGAAAAGTGTAATCTATGTCCGAGAATGTGTAATGTCAACCGGTATGAAACAGTTGGGTACTGTAAAGCTGGTGATAAAATAAAATTGAATCTTTATCAACTGCACTTTGGAGAAGAACCAAACTTAAGTGGTCAGAATGGTAGTGGCACGATCTTCTTCGCTCACTGCAACCTCAAATGCTTATACTGTCAAAACTTCACGATCAGTCATTTCGGTTGGGGAAGAGAGGTAGAACAATCTGAACTCGTAGAGATCATGTTCAACTTACAAGACAGCGGAGCACATAATATAAACTTGGTTACACCGACTCATTATAGTTTGCAGTTAATTGGGGCTTTAAAACAGGCGAAGTCACAGGGCTTATCTATCCCGGTCATCTGGAACACTAATGCCTATGAGAACGTTGATACATTAAAAGAGCTTGCTGGCTTAGTTGATATTTATCTTCCCGACTTTCGCTATTATGATAATGAAGCTGCCAGAATTTATTCTGATTCAGAGAATTATTTCGAGATAGCATCAGCCGCCATCTTGGAAATGCACAAGCAAGTAGGTCAAATAAAAGAGAAAAAGGGTCTTGCCTATAAAGGTTTGATGATCAGACTGCTAATTATGCCAGATAATAAAAACCGTGTAGATAAGCTATTGGAATGGATATACCAAAACCTTGGTCAAGAAACCTATATCAGTTTAATGGGTCAGTATTATCCAACCTATAGAGCGGTAGCCTATCCGGAAATAAACCGTTCGGTCTCATTGGACGAATATGATTTTGCTTTAGAGGTACTGAATAAGTTTGGATTCGAAAATGGTTTTATCCAGGAACGAGGAAGTACAGACGATTGGACTCCAAAATTCATAAAAACATAG
- the trxB gene encoding thioredoxin-disulfide reductase: MKEPLKYDVAIIGGGPAGLGAAIYSARGGLKTLVIEKGLIGGQILLTADVDNYPGFEETISGYELIEKMQKQALKFNAEFREEEVSAISLEGLCKIVETDKNTYRAKAIIYCAGAHPRKLAVPGEERFTGRGVSYCATCDGALFRDKTVAVIGGGDSAVEEAEFLTRFADKVYLIHRRDQLRAVHAVQERAFKNKKIEFIWDTVVHEIVGEVKVEKLILFNKKKNMIFDLKIDGVFVYVGIIPNNSLIESRIELDSQGFVLTDDNRQTNIPGIFAAGDIIHKVLRQVVTAVSDGATAAFSAEKWIQENLDNFNPPAKKLK; this comes from the coding sequence ATGAAAGAACCTTTAAAGTATGATGTTGCTATTATTGGTGGTGGTCCGGCAGGTTTAGGTGCAGCTATCTATTCTGCGCGTGGAGGTTTGAAAACCTTAGTTATTGAAAAGGGGTTAATCGGAGGTCAGATACTGCTAACAGCTGATGTAGATAATTATCCCGGCTTTGAAGAAACTATCTCAGGTTATGAACTCATAGAAAAGATGCAAAAACAGGCACTTAAATTCAATGCAGAATTTAGGGAAGAAGAGGTCAGTGCAATTAGTTTAGAGGGATTATGTAAAATTGTTGAGACTGATAAGAATACTTATCGTGCAAAAGCAATCATATATTGCGCCGGAGCACATCCCCGCAAATTAGCCGTTCCTGGTGAAGAGAGATTTACCGGACGTGGTGTTTCTTATTGCGCCACCTGTGACGGGGCACTCTTCCGTGATAAAACTGTTGCAGTTATTGGTGGAGGAGATTCAGCAGTAGAGGAAGCAGAATTTCTTACCCGTTTTGCTGATAAGGTATATCTAATCCATCGGCGTGATCAATTAAGGGCAGTTCATGCCGTACAGGAACGTGCCTTTAAGAACAAGAAGATCGAGTTTATCTGGGACACGGTAGTACACGAGATTGTTGGTGAAGTTAAAGTCGAAAAACTGATTCTGTTCAACAAGAAAAAGAACATGATTTTTGATTTGAAGATAGATGGTGTTTTTGTTTATGTCGGCATTATTCCTAATAACAGTTTGATCGAATCTCGTATTGAACTGGATTCGCAAGGTTTTGTGCTTACTGATGATAACAGACAGACCAATATTCCCGGAATCTTTGCAGCCGGTGATATCATCCATAAAGTCCTCCGTCAGGTAGTTACAGCAGTCAGTGATGGTGCTACAGCTGCCTTTTCTGCAGAGAAGTGGATACAGGAAAATTTGGATAACTTTAACCCTCCAGCAAAGAAACTTAAATAA
- a CDS encoding lytic murein transglycosylase, which translates to MLFIVGLMGPENSEEFFVEYAPKLTELASRLEERGIPKEWFWEQIERENFQFHANMENYFLNMAEHRFDRGEITVTDYKQHFGVERKIRLGRIFIEENKELLSQIKTRNGIDYEIMVAILGMETNFAEQRQRGNFYVFDALVSQYLLIPRRENYAVNQFVALYIFMDKINRDTDYFIGSFAGASGWGQFIPASLNSFFISFDGVDEHIDIFSIEDNLASIENYLHQHGLRESTMQSEQHRRNAVFAYNRNEAYVQAVLYIYEELKRTCF; encoded by the coding sequence ATGTTATTCATAGTTGGATTAATGGGACCGGAGAACAGTGAAGAATTCTTTGTCGAATATGCACCAAAACTAACTGAACTTGCATCAAGATTAGAAGAACGGGGTATTCCTAAAGAATGGTTTTGGGAACAGATTGAGCGTGAGAACTTTCAATTTCATGCCAATATGGAGAATTATTTTCTCAATATGGCAGAGCATCGATTTGACCGTGGAGAGATCACTGTAACTGATTATAAACAACATTTCGGTGTTGAAAGAAAAATCAGGTTAGGACGAATCTTTATTGAAGAGAACAAGGAATTACTCTCTCAGATAAAAACCCGTAACGGTATCGATTATGAGATAATGGTTGCAATTCTGGGCATGGAAACCAACTTTGCAGAACAGCGGCAACGAGGAAATTTTTATGTTTTTGACGCCTTAGTTTCTCAATATCTCCTTATTCCGAGAAGAGAGAATTATGCAGTTAATCAGTTTGTGGCTCTCTATATATTTATGGACAAAATTAATCGAGATACAGATTACTTTATCGGTTCCTTTGCTGGTGCCAGTGGTTGGGGACAGTTTATACCGGCATCATTAAACAGCTTTTTTATCTCTTTCGATGGTGTTGATGAACATATAGATATATTTTCAATTGAGGATAATCTGGCTAGCATCGAAAATTATTTACATCAACACGGTTTGCGTGAATCTACAATGCAATCTGAACAGCACCGCCGGAACGCAGTCTTCGCTTATAATAGAAACGAAGCTTATGTTCAGGCGGTTTTATACATCTACGAAGAATTGAAAAGAACCTGCTTCTAA
- a CDS encoding Do family serine endopeptidase, producing the protein MSKKSIMIVGVIAIMMLSLQLGAQYPLTSDGKSPFVEVVRNVRESVVHIQVEAEVEARIPRGRFPFDDDLFRFFFGPMPETRRSVSIGSGFIFRQEGQEVYILTNNHVVDKGDNQTITVTLADKAKHRAEVVGLDPMTDVAIIKISVPRNERVVAIPLGDSDNLDIGDWAIAIGNPFGQLGLERTVTVGVISATSRASLNFGESSPLYQDYIQTDAAINPGNSGGPLLNIRGEAIGINAAITSTSGGNIGIGFAIPINLAKKVVSDFLQHGRVVRAYLGILPQEITPDLQETLGLEQIGGVLVAQVEGNTPADKAGLRNGDVIIKLNDQEVNNVPRFRILVANAEIGKRMPVTIIRNKQQRTIYVELAEMPDDTVARQVSEPDSSPWLGLEVRDLQSEFATRLEITSDYGVVVSAVESNSPASRSELRVGDVIKEVNHNRINSITDYERAIGEAKDQYEQEGRNIILLYVLNRDGVNRYITINLAD; encoded by the coding sequence ATGTCTAAGAAAAGTATTATGATTGTCGGAGTAATAGCAATAATGATGCTGAGTTTACAGCTTGGAGCACAGTATCCATTGACCAGTGATGGTAAAAGCCCTTTTGTGGAAGTAGTGAGAAATGTACGGGAGAGCGTAGTTCATATACAGGTTGAAGCCGAAGTAGAAGCGCGCATACCAAGAGGTAGGTTTCCTTTTGATGATGATCTGTTTCGCTTCTTTTTTGGACCGATGCCGGAGACTAGAAGATCCGTATCGATAGGAAGTGGATTTATATTCAGACAAGAAGGGCAAGAAGTATATATTTTAACAAATAATCATGTCGTCGACAAAGGAGATAATCAAACGATAACTGTTACTTTAGCAGATAAAGCCAAACACCGGGCAGAGGTTGTTGGTTTAGATCCGATGACTGATGTAGCCATTATTAAAATTTCTGTTCCCAGAAATGAGAGGGTAGTTGCTATTCCTCTGGGTGATTCAGATAATCTTGATATTGGAGACTGGGCTATTGCTATCGGTAATCCTTTCGGTCAGTTAGGATTAGAAAGAACAGTTACAGTAGGAGTGATTTCAGCAACAAGCCGTGCTTCACTCAATTTTGGGGAATCATCTCCCCTGTACCAAGATTACATTCAGACAGATGCAGCGATAAATCCCGGCAATAGTGGAGGACCATTGTTAAACATTAGAGGAGAAGCAATTGGTATAAATGCCGCTATTACAAGCACAAGTGGTGGTAACATAGGTATAGGTTTCGCCATACCGATAAATCTAGCTAAAAAAGTTGTTTCTGACTTTCTACAACATGGCCGAGTAGTGAGAGCTTATTTGGGAATATTGCCACAAGAGATTACTCCCGATTTGCAGGAAACATTAGGTCTGGAACAGATTGGCGGTGTACTGGTCGCTCAAGTAGAAGGTAATACCCCAGCCGATAAAGCCGGCTTAAGAAATGGTGATGTGATCATCAAACTCAATGATCAAGAGGTTAACAATGTTCCAAGATTCAGAATTTTAGTTGCTAATGCAGAAATAGGTAAAAGAATGCCAGTAACTATCATACGTAACAAACAACAAAGAACGATATATGTAGAATTAGCGGAGATGCCGGATGATACAGTTGCTAGGCAGGTTTCTGAACCGGACAGTTCACCTTGGTTGGGGTTAGAAGTAAGGGATTTGCAAAGTGAGTTTGCTACAAGATTAGAGATCACCTCTGATTATGGGGTAGTTGTCTCAGCAGTAGAAAGTAATTCACCAGCTTCTCGTTCCGAACTAAGAGTTGGAGATGTTATTAAAGAAGTAAACCATAATAGAATAAATTCGATCACTGATTACGAAAGAGCTATTGGAGAAGCCAAAGATCAATATGAACAAGAAGGACGAAATATAATCCTCCTCTATGTCCTCAATCGTGATGGAGTCAATAGATACATAACGATTAATCTAGCAGACTAA